A segment of the Macrobrachium nipponense isolate FS-2020 chromosome 4, ASM1510439v2, whole genome shotgun sequence genome:
tataccaagagattcgtccacaagtaagccaatttaggtcacccccgctgataatcttcctttaatcttcttaagcgttggttgaatgaacactgcgtcgacgatactgatatccaattcccttttgagatgttcattacctgcttctctttattaaggccgattccatcatttgactcttgtaccggcagttgctgctataaattacacgtgacatattccagtttattctatggttatgtacattatatggttgaaaatagcccgagttctgttgtccattacctaactgaccgttgtgttgtattaatctctggggaagggatttacctgtaaatccgatgtaagattggtcacagtcctggcatgggatctcatataccccagagtctttgggagatgtcttttgttggacgttaatcagggatttggctaaggtatttgggttaggtaaatgcaaaagggttggatttcccaagggttgagttactctcttaatcgtctccaggtggggaatttttattttattgttgggtgtgtctctggtcttgtctttaggggtcggtagaaaattacgtttgctttttgaattgctttctcaattatatggtcaggatactttaaagatgaaagttgcttgcgaattagttcaaattctttttccaggaaatctggggaacaaattcgtaaggctcttaagaataggttgcgctagcttacacctatcttgatagtattgtcatgatagctaaagtagtgaatatatgaaagtgagaacgttggttttctgtaaatggtaaattttgtatctgtcgtgtctctgattattaaaacatcaagaaaaggaattttgttgtatgtttcccattcaactttaaagtatcctgaccatataattgagaaagcaattcaaaaagcaaacgtaattttctaccgaccccctaaagacaagaccagagacacacccaacaataaaataaaaattccccacctggagacgattaagagagtaactcacacccttgggaaatccaacccttttgcatttacctacccaaataccttagccaaatccctgattaacgtccaacaaaagacatctcccaaagactctggggtatatgagatcccatgccaggactgtgaccaatcttacatcggatttacaggtaaatcacttccccagagattaatacaacacaaacggtcagttaggtatggacaacagaactcggctattttcaaccatataaatgaacataaccatagaataaactggaatatgtcacgtgtaatttatagcagcaactgccggtacaagagtcaaatgatggaatcggccttaataaaagagaagcaggtaatgaacatctcaaaagggaattggatatcagatatcgtcgacgcagtgttcattcaaccaacgcttaagaagattaaaggaagattatcagcgggggtgacctaaattggcttacttgtggacgaatctcttggtataaataccaccttttctgtaaacttttctcattcatatacctgaagagagagacagcagtctctgaaatatagtacttttctctctacattttggtgttttttatgggctccttttattagatatatatatatatatatatatatatatcccatatatatatatatatagatatatatatatatatatatatatattttatgagatGCTTGTCATATGTGGAAAGAGTAGACGACGATGGGTTGTTGAAAATGTATAATGAACAGGTATTAAGGGGGTGAGTATTAAGTGGTTCTTTCAGGACTGGTGGCCTGAAAGAAGCACTGGTAAGGATGGCCCTTCATTTCCAGGAACCCCAAAATTACATACAAGATGGGAGTGAATGACGAAGTGGGTCTACAAGGTGTTCGACGTCGGCTGAAGAGCCATTTGTGTATATGTGGTAACAGTCGTAGAAGTTTTACAAACCAAAGAGTCATATCCCTTTTGGATTTGTATTAATAATGAGGCCAATAAGACAAAATACCTAATACTGCCTTCTGATTCCGAGTCCTAATAAAAGAATTACCTTTTAGAGAGAgcctgttttagttttctgtgaaagaaaactattgttccggctttgtctttccgtccgccctcagatctacgtaaaaaactactgaggctagagggttgcaaattggtattttgatcatccaccctccaatcaccaagcatatgaaattgcaaccctctaccctcagtagtcttgattttatttaaggttaaagttagccatggatcgtgcatctgacaGCGCTTTTCGGAgacatgggacgcaccctcagtCAACCGCATCTGGTGAACAACTGGAGAACTGCCGGTCTTACTGTTAGAGCTAAAAAGCAGTGCCAACTGAGTATAACGATGAAGAAAATCTCTGCGTTTTCGTTTAAAAATACagacttttcattattttccctcAGTCCACTGCCTGCACCACACTGGCGCGCACAGGCGAAcaaatagacattatatatatatatatgtgtgtgtgtgtgtgtgtgtgtgtgtgtgtgtgttgtctgtatCTCCAGGACAATCATATTCTTTTCAGACAGAGGGCTAGTTGAATTAACGAGGAACTGTGATACAATGCGACAAAGTAAAATCACATGATTCTGGACACCTAAACGCATTACCCGAAAGAATGCCGAATGGTCACAGTGAGATCTAATGAAGTGAGGGGTAAAAGCAAGATATCTCTTTTTAAAGAGCTTTCGTGGCTTCTCGATACTCCCTCATTTAAGAATGAAGAGCGCGCTTGTATATTCAATCGTACCCTCTATACTTCCTGCATTTATTTTATGTGGAATGGGAAACTTACATTTGTTTAATTATCAGTACGCCAAGTTAGCACTAATCTTCCTTGCTTGATAAACGTCAGCATCGCTAGAAGTATGTTGCGGTATCTTTTCGTAAAAAAAAGAGCGACGCGGATTCCTTATCAAATACTTCACTAATTTTCTTGCTCGCATATGCACACTGTGTACTGAAAATATTATGAGTATGGCACCAAATTGTTAAACGTGGGGAACAAGTATTTCCCTGGGGATATAATATCCTATAGAACCTACTGTTTAATACTAGTAGCCTCTACAGAATTAATACAGTATATTAACTTCTGTCATTTTAAAACCTGTCAAAGCGTTTTTTCCTTCTCGGAAGTTATGAATGATCACGTTCTAAGTTTTCTCTCGAGATgcatttgttttgtgtgtgtttgctttgTGGTTCATAATTCTACTACAAAATTTCTCCTCTCCAGTAGGAAAGTTTTGACTAAACCAAGACATTATGTTTTGCACAGAATCAAAACTTCTCAATCTAAGACTAGATAATGTTTGAATATAAAGCATTACAACGGATATCACCTTATCCACTTACCTGAAAGTACTGAAGCCTAATTGCAGCAACATTTAGAAGTGCATTGCAAACActgtgaaaaaaagtaaataaattaatattaaaaggtggaatacgtatttatgtaaaaacttctttacaaaaattacccttttcattaataatcagaCAACCTAACAACGCAAACAAATTTGTTAAAGATGGCAcctgaatatcatatatatatatatatatatatatatatatatatatatatatatatatatatatatatatctatatatatatatatatatatatatctatatgtatatatatctatatatatatatatatatatatatatatactatataatatatagatatatatatatatatatatatatatatatatatatatatatatatatatatatagatatatatatatatatatatatatacatatatatatatatatatatatatatatatatatatatatatatatatatatatatatgatattcaggTGCCATCTTTAACAAATTTGTTTGCGTTGTTAGGTTGTCTGattattttaatgaaagaaaagggTACATCACGATAAAATTGTATTTGTAAAGAAGTTTTTTGGCATAAATACGTATTCcaccttttaatattaatttatttactttttttcacagTGTTTGCAATACACTTCTAAATGTTGCTGCAATTAGGCTTCAGTACTTTCAGGTGAGTGGAGAAGGTGATATCCGTTGTAATGCTTTATATTCAACATTATCTAGTCTTAGATTGAGAAGTTTCGATCTGTCAAAACATAATGTCTTGGTTTAGTCAAAACTTTCCTACTGGAGAGGAGAAATTTTGTAGTAGAATtatgaaccacattatatatatatatatatatatatatatatacatacatatatagaatatatatatatatatatatatattatatagatatatatatatatatatatatatatatgatattcaggTGCCATCTGTAACAAATTGTGCGTTGTTAGTTGTCTGATATTAATGAAAAGGGTACAtcacgatatgtatatatatatatatatatatgatatatatatatatatagatatatatatatatatatacatatatatatgagatataaagatatatctagatgatatatatatagagatatatatatatatatatatatatatatatatatatagatatattatatatatatgtaatatgatgtCAGGTGCCATCCTTACAACAATTTTTTTGCGTTGTTAGGTTGTCTGATTTTATGAAAAGGTACAtcacgatatgtatatatatataatatatatatatatatatatatttatatatatatatatgataatatacgtatatatattatatatatagataatgattatatatatatagaatatatataatatatatatactattatcgtatatatatatatatgtattatatataatatatatatatttattacatctattatatatatatatatatatctatatatatatatatctatacaatttagtatatacatatattatatatatatatatattaatattatatatatatatatatatatatatacatatctataatatatatctatatatatagatatctctatataatatatatagatatatatatatatatatatatatatatatatatatatatatatatatattatatatatatatattatatatatatatataccaaaagttgaaggcggttgctggAAACTAGATATACAACATCGGAGGAAAgaaagataccaaaatccttttgtttaatgaattgctttctcagttatatggtcaggtaCCTtcaagacgaaagctgcttacgaattagttcaaattcttttacaagaaatctggggaacaaattcgtaaggctcttaagaatagattgctggctacgcctatcttcatagaaatgtcatgataactaaagtagtgaatgcatgaaagtgagaatgttgctttcctgtatatggtaaatttgtattctatcGTGTCTCTAATTTAAAATACAAGAAAAGTAATTATGCTGTCTGTTTCCGATTCAAcgttaaatttgatgctgggcactaatgcatttaattttgaaaggaattctttgaaattgccccacctattgtCCCAAAATGTCCGAATatcgtctacatatctcatccacagcacattttttatcttattgcatttattactatagtttcacagtattccatgtacagattggctaaaacatgacttaaagggctacccatgctacacccgaatttttgcttatagaatgattcctcgaatgaaaatacgttattagatacacataattcgaCTAATTATTATTTCGTCTAGGGCCAGTGGGAAATGATCTcaatagggggctaatttttccttcaaaaactgtagaacgtccggtactggtacttttgtgaataagaAACCTACATCAAGgcataaaagttttatgttgtgaagtggtatgtgtgcgtctctgaatttgtgacaaaaatcttccgaatgtttaatatgactgggagaaaaagtgccttagaaaggggaaaggaagccagctaaccatttagaaattttataattgaaagcttcggcacatgaaatgatgggtctaaatggaagattatctttgtgagtttcgggaaggccataaaagttaAGTAGTTCTgggttaatgactttaaatttctccactaattcaatgctctttttgtcttgccCAATTAATATTACTTTCCTTAAAAAACGTTTTGTGGGGATGTTTTGGAGGTCATTTTTCGTCGATTTGTCGTAtgtttgtgtcactaaggagttggttgattttatCGAGGTAtaagtctttgtccatgattatgtaatcatggacaaagacttttACCTGGACACAATCAACCAATTTCTTAGTGATTCTTAGTGACATACATTTACGACAAActaacgaaaaatcccctccaaaacgtccccagagaacttgtttttttttttttttttattaagttaagtaagattaattggccaagagaAAAAGAGCCTTGGATTattggagaaatttaaagtcattaacccagaactaccttacttatatggcattctcaaaactcacaaagataatctTCCATGTAGTTTTAGACCCATCATTTCATGtgtaaacattcggaagatttttgtcacaaattcagagaagcacacatACCACTTCGCAGCATAATTAAACTTTTAAACCTTGATTagattttctattcataaaagtACCAGTACcggacgttctacagtttttgaaggaaaaattaactccctattcagataatttcccactgccccttgacaaaataataacgtATTTTCGTTCGGGGAATCattttataagcaaaaattctagtgtagcatgggtagccctttaagtcttattttagccaatctatacatggaatgctttgaaactatagtaataaatgcaataaaacgtTAAAATATGCTGTGTATGAGATATGtaaatgatattctaacattttgggacaataggtggggcaatttcaacgaattcctttcaaaattaaatgcattagtgcccagcatcaaatttaaagttgaatgggaaacagacaccaaaattccttttcttgatgttttgataattaaagacacgacagaattcaaatttaccatatacaggaaAGCAACATTCTCACTTTAGTAGTTAtaatgacatttctatcaagataggcgtagccagcgatctgttcttaagagccttacgaatttgttccccagatttcctggaaaaggaatttgaactaattcgttagCATTAAGGTACTCTAACCATAAAACTGAGAAAggaattcataaagcaaacgcaATTTTCTACCGAACccatcaagacaagaccagagacacccacaacaataaaataaaaattccacacctggacaggattgagatggtgacccagactctctgaaaatctaatcctttcgcctttacctacccaaataccataGTCAAATCCCTgaataacgtccaacaaaagccaatccccaaagacacaggagtatacaaaatccatgtctggactgtgaccaatcttatatcagttttacaggaaaatcacttccagagattaatataacataaacagTCAGCTATGTATGGAcgacagagctcagctatttttaaccatataaataaccataaccacagaataaactttcacgtataatttatagcagcaaatgacGGTATAAAAGCCAGATGgtggagtcagccttgattaaacagacaggTAATAAACATTGCAAAGGGCGCctaggattcagatatcatagataaaatcttccttcagccaacgcttaagaggattaaagagaaattatcaacaggGGTGACCTAGTCAAgcggcttaactgtggatggatctcttggtataaacaccGCCTTTGGTATAACTTTTTTCTACAGGCTGCTcaataagcaagagcccgtgctggcacaaggtcagcttagtcaaaaacaacaactttcctcattcattacctacctgaagagggagacagcaatctctgaaatatagtactaactttctatattttggcgttttgatGGGTTCCTTTtaagatggaactctgttgtaacagaacatttttaccagtcatacacacataatatagatatatatatatatatatattatatatatatacatatatatatatatatacatatatatatactatatatatataatatatatatatatatatatacatatatatatatatatatatatatatatatatatatatatatatatatatatatatatatatatatatatatatatatatatatacacacaaacacacacacacacactatatatatatatatatatatatattatatatatatatatatatatatatatatatatatatatatatattcaagaaagcAACAGATCGTTGTCTGAACCCCATAGGACGTCTCTAAACTTCAATACAGCATTCTCAAATAAGACaaagtttacaaaaaaatatatttatacacaagcAGATAATaaactaatcttttttttttacataactcaTCTGTCACTTCATCAACTTGCAGAACAACGAGTGCTTACCCATATGCATCCAAGAGGGCGACCTCTTCTCAGACCGTACCTCCTGCAGTCACTTCTTCGTCTGCACGACCGTTTCCAAATCCAACGGAAGCGAGGGCCCCGTTGAGGACACTGGCGTCACGGCCGCACAGGATGATGAGCCCTCTGCCCCTTATCACCAGCTGGTTCTCCTGAGATGCTCCTGCCAGAGCGAGGGAGATGTTTATAATAGGTAACATTTTCACGTCTCCACAAAAGTGTTTCTTTTCCTGTTACTGCTCCGTCAGTCTGTgctaaaaatatgacaaatttttaatcaatttgtatttttcataaataacaaacCTGTGGTCTTAGTGGAAATGTATAATAATTAGAATATTAGGCATAATTACATCACAAGTGGTTTACAGACATTTGATTCTCCATTAAACATACAATCGTAGCATTCACCAGTGATAGGTCGCAATATTGTCAAAATACTAAGaggaaatttttcttttcaagtaatCTTTCTCATCTGAAGCTGAAGCTAGTGCATTTGATATCTATCCGTTTTTAATGACGGTAAATTCCAATTTCATTGATATTTTACTCAATTGATATTATGGAGCAAATATCGATAATCATCGTCTTAACACCTCGATTTCCTCACACTTTTAGAGAGGATACATCCATGGCTACGAGCCTTGGacacaaataaatgaagaatctTTTTTTAACTCCTGTGGTGTGATTCAAACCCTCAGTCGATAAAGAAAATGGTTATAAGTAAAAGTTCGCATTACAAAATggttataaataaacaaagccaTATAAAAATTTAGCCTATGGCAAGGTTTTCAGCGCCCTGTAATTTGAAAAATCAAGAATCCCGACTCTTTAGTGATAATTTTGACCCACAACGACAGTCTCCTCCTACACGTATCTTGTTGAGCAAGGGGTTCTCTTcatttattggattttttttttattattattattaacctaggTGCCAAACGTTAGAGCCTCACCAGGTGACAACTCATTTCAGAAGGGAGACGGGAGGTACCCGAAACTAGGGATCAGCAAGTCATATGGACTTTTATTTCTTCAAAAAAGCTCTCTTGTATTGCTGGTGGGgaaaaaaatcagcattcctCCAAGACAAACCATAATCAACTCTTGCAAGAGCACGaactatatatattgtttctaAATCTATAAAATACCTAGCAGTCTACAACTTGATTGGTATCAAGGGGCCTTTATTTGATAATTAGTTGAGTAGACAGCATACTGCCAGTTCATACTCATTCATCTAAACCATCAGCACGCAAGTACATAAGCCTCAAAGACAAGTAAATGATAAAACTGCACTGCACTTTAGATCACCAGACATACACTACATTGGCCTGGGGTTAAGTCATGGTAGAAACATTCTAACCTAGAATTTTCTTCATTTCACATCCAAAAAGAATATCTACCCAATACATAGCTTAAGAAGCCACTCTTTTTCAGATCTCAAGGATAGGATTGAAGTGGTGTTTAATGCTTAAGAAGAGCATTTACAATTAATGTATCATATAAGTTTTCTAATTTGGCATAAATTCCACCATCCTTTTTTGTTGCATGTTACaattaatctagatatatatatataaatgcatctaAAACCTAAACCTAAGAGTGATTAAGAGAAACTTTAAACGgaattataaaagaataaaagttgGTATACTTGAACAACTAGTATTAGTTGATTTCAGCACCCTTTATTATATCATAGATAACActatcttcttgaaattttcaTGTTTCTCACACAGTTACTTTTTCTACTATTATTCTTTAACTTATTTCAAACAGTTAAGCTTCCTTACATTTTTCTGAATGTACCATTTTACATTGTATGTTTCAGGTACCTACAGCGGTGCTCACGGAGAGGCCACTGTCACGTATCTTGCGGTGATCATAGTCTTTTCTTCAGTGAATGGAAAAGTGTCAGATACAATGGCCATCATTGTTCTGTAATGCCCCTGCTTTCTACCTCGTTTGATGCAGCAAATAAAGTTCATCCACAGGCAAATCACCGAGTTCGGGCCAATGATGTTATTACGAAGTTAATGCCTATTCAAAGAAGCCCGATGCAGTCAGTGATTAATGTGCATCTTTTGAGGGAGAATGAGTCTTCAAACTCTACATATTCAGTAGCATCTCTCCTTCCCTCTATTACTGTAACAAACATTCCAACATACACTTCCTCCAATACTCAGACTCATCTTTTGGCTACAACTGCATATTCAGTTAATACACCGGGCACAGTTACAGCAACAGGTCCACAGAGTAACTGCAACACAACGTTGAATCCCGGACAAGCAGGTGCAGTTGAGAGCAGTAGTACTAGCACTGGCGGCACTCACTTTACTAATACTTTGCTAGATATAACGTCACAGAACTACAGTTTCATAACTGGAGTGACTCACATGCCCCTTACCGTGACAGATGAAATCCCATCACAAACTccccaaggtttttcttttattactggaGTCACCCAAATACATACTTTAACAAACGGAAATCAGTCACTGTCATCTCAAGGTTATTCTACCATTACTGGGGTCACCCACATACCTACCTTGACTACTGAAAGTCAGTTACTGTCATCTCaagattatattttcattactgGAGTAACCCACGTGCCTACTTTCACTATTGACAGTCATTCACAATCATCCCAAAGTTATTCTCTCATTACTGGGGTCACCCACATACCTACCTTGACGACTGACAGTCTTTCCCAATCATCCCAAAGTTATTCTTTCATTACTGGGGTCACCCACATACCTACCTTGACGACTGACAGTCTTTCCCAATCATCCCAAAGTTATTCTCTCATTACTGGGGTCACCCACATACCTACCTTGACTACCGACAGTCATTCCCAATCATCCCAAAGTTATTCTTTCATTACTGGGGTCACCCACACACCTACCTTAATTTCTGAAAGCCAGTCACAATCTTCCCAAAGCTATTCTTTTCTTACTGGGGTCACCCATATATCTACTTTAACTACTGAAAGCCAGTTACAATCCTCCCAAAGTTATTCTTTCATTACAGGGGttacacagataactactttaaTTACTGGAAGCCTGTCGCAGTCCTCCCAAAGTTATTCAATCATTACTGGAGTCACTCATATACCTACTGTAACTACTGAAAGCCATTCATCCCAAAATTATTCTTTCATTACTGGGGTCACC
Coding sequences within it:
- the LOC135211121 gene encoding extracellular matrix protein A-like, encoding MTMHFGSAIATSIRLVSFAIVPWVLHWSVPALANPTPVAQGGWNSFAEESSQPAKKDVDNPQNNECLPICIQEGDLFSDRTSCSHFFVCTTVSKSNGSEGPVEDTGVTAAQDDEPSAPYHQLVLLRCSCQSEGDVYNRYLQRCSRRGHCHVSCGDHSLFFSEWKSVRYNGHHCSVMPLLSTSFDAANKVHPQANHRVRANDVITKLMPIQRSPMQSVINVHLLRENESSNSTYSVASLLPSITVTNIPTYTSSNTQTHLLATTAYSVNTPGTVTATGPQSNCNTTLNPGQAGAVESSSTSTGGTHFTNTLLDITSQNYSFITGVTHMPLTVTDEIPSQTPQGFSFITGVTQIHTLTNGNQSLSSQGYSTITGVTHIPTLTTESQLLSSQDYIFITGVTHVPTFTIDSHSQSSQSYSLITGVTHIPTLTTDSLSQSSQSYSFITGVTHIPTLTTDSLSQSSQSYSLITGVTHIPTLTTDSHSQSSQSYSFITGVTHTPTLISESQSQSSQSYSFLTGVTHISTLTTESQLQSSQSYSFITGVTQITTLITGSLSQSSQSYSIITGVTHIPTVTTESHSSQNYSFITGVTHLPTLTGSPPQSSQSYSFITGVTHISAMTTNQLQSSESSFTTGVTHIPTTLIDESHLQPSQNYSFITGVTNVHSTMTDAIQPVQTIQTSTVLAGATNIFEMVSSIIVSPVLPVVTQTLDSPSVTSPPSLPTSTDNSTLSYTTVQTADDKPETTQNSVGCRPKKCLIPNTRFPNPTNCTKYYKCVLFRGQVVARSYICPSVMPTFSPTLMMCLRGIKCRPSCPQQEVSTVSDVPLATTTEAVNTKDPAAGKIY